From a single Pieris napi chromosome 7, ilPieNapi1.2, whole genome shotgun sequence genomic region:
- the LOC125051051 gene encoding uncharacterized protein LOC125051051, with the protein MIMTDRKRSPNWQMPEKMLLVDLITDHFKIVENKRTDAVTMKEKNAEWIKISNEFNSQTSFSHRTAENLKAQWESLKKFTKKESAAARQYMIQTGGGPAKPKSDDPLFTRILGLISTVAVGLENPYDCDNFILKENETLATVKIPDVSGIFVPNTTVTKSTPLDLDIDAANFTCDNDKSQGDCAADWGDYTPKMLQSQKSAPLRAQSVQPVVQPAKSTPLALDMDIDDCALISVEDAGNTPLTQKKNWSSRRRPTLPVSSTLEELHKIKIKAVQMQMNFAAEEREEGKKIFEVEIKIKNEILKREKIKTRNLFAQMKHRRINRKQLT; encoded by the exons ATGATAATGACCGATAGAAAAAGAAGTCCTAACTGGCAAATGCCAGAGAAGATGTTACTGGTAGATCTGATAACTGACCATTTTAAGATAGTGGAAAACAAGCGTACCGACGCAGTAAccatgaaagaaaaaaatgctGAGTGGATTAAAATATCCAATGAATTCAATTCGCAAACCAGTTTCAGCCACAGAACCGCGGAAAATTTAAAGGCACAATGGGAaagcttaaaaaaattcacCAAAAAAGAATCTGCTGCTGCAAGGCAGTACATGATTCAAACAG gTGGGGGACCTGCAAAGCCTAAATCTGACGACCCGTTATTTACCCGGATCTTGGGTCTTATTTCAACAGTTGCTGTTGGACTCGAAAATCCATATGATtgcgataattttatattaaaagaaaatgaaacattGGCTACAGTTAAAATTCCAGATGTATCAGGCATATTTGTGCCGAACACCACTGTGACCAAGTCAACGCCTCTTGACTTGGATATTGATGCTGCAAATTTTACCTGCGATAATGATAAATCACAAGGTGACTGTGCTGCTGATTGGGGAGACTACACCCCAAAGATGCTGCAATCTCAGAAATCTGCTCCTCTGCGTGCACAGTCAGTTCAGCCTGTGGTTCAGCCAGCTAAATCGACGCCTCTTGCCTTGGATATGGATATTGATGACTGTGCTTTAATATCTGTAGAGGATGCTGGAAATACCCCTCTCACTCAAAAGAAAAATTGGAGCAGCAGACGCAGACCTACTTTACCGGTTTCTTCAACTTTAGAAgagttacataaaattaaaataaaagctgtACAAATGCAAATGAATTTTGCTGCTGAGGAGAGAGAggaaggaaaaaaaatatttgaagttgaaataaaaattaaaaatgaaatattaaaacggGAGAAAATCAAAACACGAAATCTTTTTGCACAAATGAAACATCGaagaataaatagaaaacagcTGACATGA